From Sinorhizobium sp. B11:
ATGAAGGCTGACGAACTGCCGAAGTCCCTGCTTGTCATGGGCTCGGGCGCCATCGGCATCGAATTCGCAAGCTTCTATCGCACCATGGGTGTCGACGTTACTGTCGTCGAAATCATGAGCCAGGTCATGCCGGTCGAGGATGCGGAAATCTCCGCGCTCGCCAAGAAGCAGTTCGAACGCCAGGGCATGAAGATCCATCTCGAAGCCAAGGTGGCCAAGGTGGAGAAGGGTGCAAACTCGATCACCGCGACCATCGAGAAGAAGGACGGCACGACCGAGACGATCACCGCCGACCGCATGATCTCGGCCGTCGGCGTGCAGGCCAACGTCGAAGGCATCGGCCTGGAAGCTGTCGGCGTCAAAACCGATCGCGGCTTCATCGTCATCGATGGCTACGGCAAGACCAACGTGCCCGGCATTTACGCAATCGGTGACGTCGCCGGTGCGCCGCTTCTGGCGCATAAGGCAGAGCATGAAGGCGTCATCTGCGTCGAGAAGATCGCCGGCCTGCCGAATGTCCACCCGATGGACAGGCAGAAGATCCCGGGCTGCACCTACTGCAATCCCCAGGTCGCCTCCGTCGGCCTGACGGAAGCCAAGGCCAAGGAGCAGGGCCGCGATGTCAGAGTCGGCCGCTTCCCCTTCAGCGCCAATGGCAAGGCCGTCGCGCTTGGCGAAGACCAGGGTCTGGTCAAGACAATCTTCGACAAGAAGACCGGTGAGCTGCTTGGCGCCCACATGGTCGGTGCCGAAGTCACCGAACTCATCCAGGGCTTCGTTGTCGCCATGAACCTGGAGACGACGGAAGAAGAACTGATGCACACGATCTTCCCGCATCCGACCATTTCGGAGACGATGAAGGAAAGCGTGCTGGATGCTTACGGCCGCGTTCTGAACGCTTGATAATTTCCTGATCTGCCCTTTATCCGGGGATGGAAAATTCCGTCCCCGTCAGGGTGGAAAAAACGAAAGGAAATCATCATGTCTATGGGCACGCAGTCGCTTCTCATCTTTCTGCTGATCGGCCTTGTCGCGGGCTTTCTCGCAAGCCTGGTCGTTGGTGGGGGTGGGTTGATACGGTGCCTGCTCAGCGGCATCATCGGCGCGTTCGTGGGCGGTTTTCTGTTCAATGCGCTGGGTATATCGCTGGGCATTGAAAATGCATTGGTGGTTCAGATCATCCACGCAACAGTCGGCGCCATTGTCGTGGTGCTGATCGCAAGGGCGATAGCGTAGGGCAAGGAATAGGATGGAAGGCGTCGGCTGGATATCGGCAATCATCATCGGCGGACTTGCAGGCTGGCTTGCGGGCAAGCTGATGGAAGCGCGTTATGGCGTCTTGCTGAACATTGTCCTCGGCATCGTCGGCTCGGTCGTCGCTACCGCCATCCTGGCGCAATTCCACATTGAGGTCGCCGGTGGAAGGTTCGGCTATTTCGTAACCGGCTTCATCGGCGCCTGCCTGCTGATATTCTTCGCGCGGCTGGTTCGAAGATAAAGTGCGAAGATCGGGCGCATCTCCTCAGATCGAAAGATTTGAATAAAGGAGCGATGCGCAATATGAGAAGCCGGGCCGCATGGGGCGGCGGAAAGTTGAACTGACATGGTCACCATTCTCGACACGATCAATCCCGACGTAAAGCGCGTGCGGCATCCGGAAAAGGCGCATCGCCCCGATACGGAAGTCCTGCGCAAGCCGGACTGGATTCGTGTGAAGGCGCCGACTTCGAAAGGCTATGCCGAGACCCGTTCGATCGTCAAGGAGCACAAGCTCGTCACCGTCTGCGAAGAGGCAGGCTGCCCGAATATCGGCGAGTGCTGGGACAAGAAGCACGCCACCTTCATGATCATGGGCGAGATCTGTACCCGCGCCTGCGCCTTCTGCAATGTCGCCACCGGCAAGCCGAATGCGCTCGACATGGCCGAGCCTGAAAACGTCGCAAAGGCCGTCAAGCAGATGGGCCTCAGCCATGTCGTCATCACCTCTGTCGACCGTGACGATCTGGAAGACGGTGGCGCCGAGCATTTCGAAAAGGTGATCTGGGCAATCCGTGCCGCATCGCCGCTGACGACGATCGAGATCCTGACGCCAGACTTCCTGAAGAAGCCCGGTGCGCTGGAACGTGTCGTCGCCGCCAAGCCCGATGTCTTCAACCACAATATGGAAACCGTTGCCGGCAACTACCTGACGGTTCGCCCTGGCGCACGCTATTTTCATTCCATCCGCCTGCTGCAGCGCGTGAAGGAACTCGACCCCACCATGTTTACCAAGTCCGGCATCATGGTCGGGCTCGGTGAGGAACGGAACGAGGTTCTTCAGCTCATGGATGACCTGCGCACCGCCGATGTCGATTTCCTGACGATCGGCCAGTATCTGCAGCCGACCCGCAAGCACCACAAGGTCGAAAGCTTCGTGACGCCGGAAGAGTTCAAGTCCTACGAGACGGTCGCCTACACCAAGGGCTTCCTGATGGTCGCTTCCAGTCCGCTGACCCGCTCCTCGCATCATGCCGGCGACGACTTCGCCCGCCTGAAGGCTGCACGCGAGAAGAAGCTGCTGCTGGCTGCGGAATAAGCCCTTACATCTTGACTTGAAGAGGCCGCGGCGATTTTTTGCCGTGGTCTTTCTTTGTGCGCTTCGTTGTCATCTTCAGGTCATGTGAAGCAGCTAGCCAGCACGCCGCTTTCCCGGTTGCCATCGGCAAACGGCTAGGAGGAGTGGAAGCATGCAAGGGCAGGCCGACCAAACGATCAACTATGTCGATGACGTCTTTGCAGCCGCCCGGATCCGTGATGCAAGGCGCATCATGGTGATCGGCTGCTCCGGCGGTGGCAAGTCGACGCTTGCGCAGAAGCTGGCGCGTCGGTTCGAACTCACCTATCTCTCGATCGACCGCGAGATTCTCTGGCTGCCCGGCTGGGTGGAACGCAGCAAGGAAGAGCAGCGCCAGCGGATCGTCGAAAGGATCGCCGGCGAGCGCTGGATCATGGACGGCACCAATACCTCCACCTTCGATATCCGCCTGCCGCGCACCGATATCGTCATCTGGGTGCGCATGCCGCGCCTGCTCTGCGTCTGGGGTGTGGTGACGCGCTGGCTGAAGCATATCGGCCGCACACGTCCGGACATGGCGCCGGGCTGCATAGAAAAGGTGGACTGGAAGTTTCTGGAATTCATCTGGACCTTCGAGACGAGATTTTCGCCGCGGGTGACTGCCGCCATCGCAACTCATGGGCCGCATGTGCCGGTTTTGCAGGTGAAATCCCGCAGCCAAATGCGCGCGCTTCTTGATCTTCTCGGTGTGCCGGCTTAACTGCGCTTCATGCCGCAATTCGAAACGCATCGCCCCGTCCCGCACACGCCCGACCAGATGTTCGACCTCGTGTCCGATGTCGAACGTTATCCG
This genomic window contains:
- the lpdA gene encoding dihydrolipoyl dehydrogenase, producing MAQSYDVIVIGSGPGGYIAAIRAAQLGLKVACVEREHLAGICSNWGCIPTKALLRSADVLHTAQHGKDYGLVLEGTIKPDIKAIVTRSRGIAHRMNNGVGFLFKKNKVDVIWGEAKITKPGEIVVSKTTKKPMEPMGPVPKNALGEGTYTAKHIIVATGARPRALPGIEPDGKLIWTYFEAMKADELPKSLLVMGSGAIGIEFASFYRTMGVDVTVVEIMSQVMPVEDAEISALAKKQFERQGMKIHLEAKVAKVEKGANSITATIEKKDGTTETITADRMISAVGVQANVEGIGLEAVGVKTDRGFIVIDGYGKTNVPGIYAIGDVAGAPLLAHKAEHEGVICVEKIAGLPNVHPMDRQKIPGCTYCNPQVASVGLTEAKAKEQGRDVRVGRFPFSANGKAVALGEDQGLVKTIFDKKTGELLGAHMVGAEVTELIQGFVVAMNLETTEEELMHTIFPHPTISETMKESVLDAYGRVLNA
- a CDS encoding GlsB/YeaQ/YmgE family stress response membrane protein is translated as MSMGTQSLLIFLLIGLVAGFLASLVVGGGGLIRCLLSGIIGAFVGGFLFNALGISLGIENALVVQIIHATVGAIVVVLIARAIA
- a CDS encoding GlsB/YeaQ/YmgE family stress response membrane protein; translated protein: MEGVGWISAIIIGGLAGWLAGKLMEARYGVLLNIVLGIVGSVVATAILAQFHIEVAGGRFGYFVTGFIGACLLIFFARLVRR
- the lipA gene encoding lipoyl synthase; this encodes MVTILDTINPDVKRVRHPEKAHRPDTEVLRKPDWIRVKAPTSKGYAETRSIVKEHKLVTVCEEAGCPNIGECWDKKHATFMIMGEICTRACAFCNVATGKPNALDMAEPENVAKAVKQMGLSHVVITSVDRDDLEDGGAEHFEKVIWAIRAASPLTTIEILTPDFLKKPGALERVVAAKPDVFNHNMETVAGNYLTVRPGARYFHSIRLLQRVKELDPTMFTKSGIMVGLGEERNEVLQLMDDLRTADVDFLTIGQYLQPTRKHHKVESFVTPEEFKSYETVAYTKGFLMVASSPLTRSSHHAGDDFARLKAAREKKLLLAAE
- a CDS encoding AAA family ATPase, with amino-acid sequence MQGQADQTINYVDDVFAAARIRDARRIMVIGCSGGGKSTLAQKLARRFELTYLSIDREILWLPGWVERSKEEQRQRIVERIAGERWIMDGTNTSTFDIRLPRTDIVIWVRMPRLLCVWGVVTRWLKHIGRTRPDMAPGCIEKVDWKFLEFIWTFETRFSPRVTAAIATHGPHVPVLQVKSRSQMRALLDLLGVPA